AAAAGCCGCCAAGCGACGTCCCGCACTTGTTCTCTCCGGATCCGAGGCGTTCGGCAACCGGATTGGTCACTCGGTGCTCGCCATGATCACCAGTCAGAAGAATGCGTCCTGGCCGCTGGATGTACCAATCCAGGACGGCCCTAATGCCGGGCTTGCGGCATCCTCGGTCGTAAGAATGAAGCTGTTCACCCTCGACCACCGATTGATCCTGCGCAAGGCAGGTCGCTTGGATGGCCAGGATCGGGTTGCCGTAGCGAAATCACTCGGGGCATTGTTTGGGGACACCATGGCATTTTAAAGGCAGCTTTCGGGAAATCGA
This window of the Gammaproteobacteria bacterium genome carries:
- a CDS encoding type II toxin-antitoxin system PemK/MazF family toxin, coding for MTFETFDVVVVPFPFTDQKAAKRRPALVLSGSEAFGNRIGHSVLAMITSQKNASWPLDVPIQDGPNAGLAASSVVRMKLFTLDHRLILRKAGRLDGQDRVAVAKSLGALFGDTMAF